The following proteins are co-located in the Fusobacteria bacterium ZRK30 genome:
- the citX gene encoding citrate lyase holo-[acyl-carrier protein] synthase, which yields MINPMDILDARENRAYLQEELIKKFNLPLLVIRANYPGIDKNNKTTTYIIEMMYETILSRVSPINIKKIDSFEGIVYLLSIDTPPSQLKKMTVDIETTHPLGRLVDIDILDLKNHTLSRTDLGSPPRRCFICSDSAHNCVRSKKHSLEEILKYIDIKVSDYKNLTANYIDRYK from the coding sequence ATGATAAATCCAATGGACATTTTAGATGCCAGAGAAAATCGTGCTTATTTACAGGAGGAATTAATTAAAAAGTTTAATCTTCCCCTCCTTGTAATACGGGCTAACTACCCGGGAATAGATAAAAATAATAAAACAACTACATATATTATAGAAATGATGTATGAGACAATCTTATCTAGGGTTTCTCCTATTAATATAAAAAAAATCGATTCCTTTGAAGGGATTGTCTATCTTTTAAGTATCGACACTCCTCCTTCTCAGTTAAAAAAAATGACAGTAGATATAGAAACTACCCATCCTTTAGGAAGACTGGTAGATATCGATATATTAGATCTGAAAAACCATACTTTGAGCCGGACTGATCTCGGATCTCCTCCAAGAAGATGCTTTATTTGTTCCGACTCTGCCCATAATTGTGTAAGAAGTAAAAAGCATAGTTTAGAGGAAATTTTGAAATATATAGACATTAAGGTTTCTGATTATAAAAATTTAACTGCAAATTATATAGATAGGTATAAATAA